The proteins below are encoded in one region of Microvirga terrae:
- a CDS encoding DUF4258 domain-containing protein, with protein sequence MESIETATEEITMTRHARTRCQQRGIQTEVLRLVLEEGDREYHAGEGTFALSLSHHTLAQLSFSDIPKATLDQAANTVVLMADNGSVVTVVNHQTWTGRFYRGAKRHNPRRQRQGRYAKRYGGSAR encoded by the coding sequence ATGGAAAGCATCGAAACGGCAACCGAAGAAATCACAATGACCCGACATGCACGCACGAGGTGCCAACAGCGTGGGATCCAGACCGAGGTACTGAGGTTGGTTCTCGAGGAGGGGGATAGGGAGTATCACGCCGGCGAGGGAACCTTCGCCCTATCGCTATCCCATCATACGCTGGCTCAGCTGTCTTTCAGTGACATTCCGAAAGCGACTCTGGATCAAGCTGCCAACACGGTAGTGCTCATGGCCGACAACGGAAGCGTGGTCACGGTGGTCAACCACCAGACCTGGACTGGTCGATTTTACCGGGGAGCCAAACGCCACAATCCAAGGCGCCAGCGCCAAGGTCGATATGCCAAGCGTTATGGAGGGTCCGCCCGATGA